CGGCGTAAAGGGCTACCGCCACTTCCCCCACGTCCACCAGGCGGCGGACGTAGGGCTTAAGGAAAGCCGGGTAATACCGAGATTCCCGATCCCTAGGGACCTTCAGGTCCACCTGGCCAAAGGCGGTCTCCAGCTTGCGGGGGTAGTAGCCGTTCCTGCGGCCTCCGTGCACCTGCAAGAAGGCCGTCCGGTCCAACTCCAGAACCGTCTGCAAAACCTCGGCCACCTCTCCCGCACCGCTTCCCTCAGCAAGATTCGCAAGGTATCCTGGTCCACGGGGCACCTCCTCGTGCTAAGGTGTGCCCCCCTATTAAACACGGACCCTTACACATAAATCCTTACACGACCACTCTTCGCGAACAGGGCCGGTTCAGGGGGATTTGGGGCCAAAGAGGGTATTTTGGGCCAACCCCTTGCCCCAAACGTTATTTCGCCAAAGTTGCCTTTCGCGGCCCAGGGTCAGCCTAGGGGCAAAGCAAGGCTATCTTACGGAAACTGAATGGTTCCTCCTCCAACTGTGTAACGACCTTCAGCTACCACAAAGGCAACGTCAAGAGTAGGGCTCAGAAGGCCTGAAAGCTTATAGAAACGGGGGAAAAGACCCGTGAGTACCGCGTTGAAATCGAGTGTGTTGGGAGCAAAAAAGGCCCATGCATAAGCCTCCACGTCTTCCCCCATAGCAAAAGGAGTATAAGTCAGCGTGGAAGCAAGGTTGGGTACCTTGTAGGTAGTGGCACCCCCCAGCCAACCTTTGGTCACAAAAGCCCTAATCCAAAAGGCCTGGCCCATCAGATCGAGAGCAAATCCTCTAAGCGCAGATCCTACTTGGTTAAGTCCAGACACCTGTGGATGGGCCAACCCATCCAAAGAAAGAGCTCCCGAACCCCAAGGGCTAGGGAGAGTGACGCTGATGTTACCCCCTATGAAGCCCTTAAAGTAGAAAATCCGCGAGTTGCCTGAGGTGTTTTTATAAACGGAAAAAAGAAGGTACTGGTCTCCCTGAGTAAAGCCCCGGACCTGTCGGTAGACAAAGTTACCGCTTCCCCTTCCCGAACCCACAATCCCAAAAGCCCCGTTCCCTATGTTCTTACCAACGTAGAAAACGCTAGGGCCGTCGGCGGGACTAATAAACTCTGCGGAAAAACCCTCTGGAACGCCAGTTATCGCAACGTTGCTGGTCCCCAAAGGGGGTTCCAAAGTATAGCTACGCGATCCACCTGATGTGACGTACACGTTTCTTAAGACTTCTGCAGAGAGGATTTCTATGTTAGGAATGCTCCCTCTTGCCACAACGACCAACATATCTTGGGTTCCCTCTGGGGCAGAAATAAACACCTGCTGATTGTTGGGGGACGTAATGGTTGCCGCATATCTGTTCTGGACAAGTACAAGATCTCCGGCTTGCGCTCCAGTTTGACTCAGGTCCAGGCTTAGTGTGTAAGGTACTTCGCCTTGGTTTGAACTTGAAACAAAGCTACAGGCCACTTTGGGGTTTGCCAATTCTGTATTGGTAGCGTGGATAACATACAATAGCCCTCTTTGCAGCAGTCCCTCCGAATGACATAAGACAGCAACGCCGTATCTGCTCTCCCTCCCGAGAGAAAAGGCGAAGGTATTGCTAGGCGAAGGGCTAATTACGTTCCAGCTACCAGCCCCCACCTGATAGGCTACAGCGTAGCCTGCGCCCTGAGGGTCCTCCACGGAAAGCGTTACAGAAGTTGGGGGTTGGTTTGCTTGATCACTCCCTTGCATGCTGCAGGCCCCTAGGAGTATACCCAACGCTCCCGCAAAGAATAACCACGAAAAATCTTTTCCCCACCCAGCTTTGTTCATAGGCTATCCCCGATTCATTGTAAACCCAAACCATACTGGCACCTGGCGAGAACCTAATCCCCACGTGGGAACGGCGGCTTTTGTGAAAGCAGGTTCCCCAGAAAACTCGTCCACCAAATCTAACTACGCGTTCCTCGTGATATAATACCTCCATGCCAAGAAGACCACCACCTAAGGAATTACGGCTACGAGTTTTGGGTGTGGAGGCCCTAGAGCCTGGGGAGGTATCCAGGCACGTCCGTCTCCGTGCTCGAAAGGAAGTTTGGGAAACCTTCGCAGCTCTGCCAACCAAAGAGCGCGGCCGAGTAGTCGAGGCCGGTCTTAAGGTTTTGGGGCTCTGGAAGGGGGGAGAAGATGGGACGTAGGGGCAAGGGTGCAGGAACCGTATACCGACACAAGGCCTCAGGCCGGTGGTGTGCGGAGCTCCATGTGGGGTTTGACCCAGATACGGGGAAGCCCAAGCGCATTACCGCCTACTTTCCCACCCGCAAGGAGGCCGAGGCCTGGCTTGCCGATCAGGTGGCCAGGTACCACAAGGGCCTCCTGACCGATCCCAAGGAGATCACCGTCAGGCAATGGGCCCTCTCCTGGCTTGAGCGCAAGGCCCAGGAAGTTAGCCCCAGGAGCCTCAACCTCTACCGCCAGGAGCTGGCCTATGCCCTCCCCTCCCTCAAGGACCCCTCGAGGCCCGATCCCTTGGGGACCATGCGCCTTCAGGCCGTTCAGCCCGCCCATATCCGCGGGATCCTGGATGCCCTGGCCGGCAGGCTATCCATCCGCACCTTGCGCAAGGTGCGGCAGAGGCTCTTCCAGATCTTTGAGGAAGCCCTGAACCTGGAGGTGGTGCACCGCAACCCCGTGGCCCCAGTGAAGGTAAAGGCCCCTTCCCGCATGGAGAAGGTGGGCAGGACCTTGGAGGAATGGGAAGTGCAGGCCCTCTTGGAGGCCCTGGACACCCATCCCGATCCCCGCACCGCCCTGGCTCTGAGGCTTTGCCTGGCGTGCGGGCTCCGAAGGGGGGAAGCCCTGGGCCTGCAATGGAGGGATCTAGACCTCAAGGAAAGGGTCCTCCATGTGCGCCGGGTGTGGACCCACGATGGGGAAAAGGCCACGCTATCCCTCCCCAAGACCCAAACCTCCAACCGCACCGTGCCTATACCCCAGGCTACCTTCCAGAGGCTTTTGGCCTACCGGGACTGGTGGAGGGAAAAGCTTGGCCAGTACCCTCCCCCGGATTGGTGGGTCTTCCCCGGCAACACCGGGGACCGCCCCCTGGACTTAAACGCCCTGAACCACACCCTTAGGGCGGATCGCGGAACGCCTTGGCCTGGGCAAGGTACGGGTCCACGATCTCAGGCACACCTACGGAAGCCTCCACCTGGCCCGCGGGGCCCCCGTGGAACTGGTGGCCGAGAGGATGGGCCACGCTAACCCCAACATAACCCTGGGCATCTACCGCCACCTGCTGGAACGGGAGCGCAAGGGCTGGATCCTGGACCCCGAGGACCTGACCACTCCCAGGGCCCAGGCCTAAGTGCAGGGTCCTAAACCGGTACCGCCTTTTGGGGTACCGGTTGCCCTTTCCTCTCTCCATAAACCGTAGATAAACCGTATGAAGGACCCCCCGGCCATGCTACCGGGGGGTAAAGCTTTGTGTCCTAGACTTGGTGGGCGATGGTGGACTTGAACCACCGACCTCACGCTTATCAGGCCCAAAAGGTACATACGTACCCGTACGGATAGCTACGGGATATCCCGTCCTTATGATTACTGTATTCCGGTATAGTACGGGAGTATCCCCCTACTTCCGGCTCCAACAGCCCCCCAAATAGCCCCCCGTTTCTGGTCCTTTTCCACAAAATGGCCCATGTTCGGATTGACCCGACAGGTACACCCCCCTTGCCCTAAGCTGTTCTCATGGCCCTCGAACCTTCCCTAACCCCCGAGCGGGTGCGCCCAGGGGTACGCCTCCTGGGCCTTTTGCCTGGGAAGGGCGTGATGGTGGAGCACGTGCGCTTCTTGGGGGAAACCCTCCAGGTGACCTACCGCGACCCAGACGGCCAGCTGGGGGAAGCCCTCCTCTATCCCGAGGACCTGGCCCTGCTCCAGGTGGAGGAAGCGCCTCGCTTTCCCTTGGATGCCCCGGGGGATCTCTTCCGCCTAGCCGCCGAGGCCAAGCGCATCCGCTTGGCTTACCTCTTTGATCCCATGATGGCGGTACACGCTTCCTTGGTGGAGCCTCTCCCCCACCAGATCGAGGCCGTTTACGGCCACCTCCTCCCCAAAACCCCCCTTCGCTTCCTCCTGGCCGATGACCCCGGGGCAGGCAAGACCATCATGGCTGGGCTCTACATCCGGGAGATGGCCCTCCGGGGGGCCCTGGAGCGGTGCCTGGTGGTGGCCCCCGGCGCCCTGGTCCTCCAGTGGCAGGAAGAGCTATGGGAGAAGTTCCGCCTCGACTTCCGGGTCTTCTCCCGCTTCACCCTCGAGACCTCCCAGGGCAACCCCTTCCGCGAACACCCCCTCTGGATCGCCCGCATGGACGGCTTAGCCCGCTTTCCCGAGGTGGCGGCGAAAGCTCTCGAGGTGGACTGGGACCTGGTGGTGGTGGACGAGGCCCACAAGATGGCCGCCTCCTACTACGGCCAGGAGGTGAAAGCCACCCGCCGCTACCGCCTGGGGCAGGAGCTTTCCCAGCGCGCCAAGCACTTCCTCCTCCTCACCGCCACCCCCCACCGGGGCAAGGAGGAGGACTTCCGCCTTTTCCTCGCCCTCCTGGACCCCGACCGCTTCCTGGGCAAGCCCCGGCCCAATAGCCCCCCGCCCGACGCCCAGGGGCTATGGCTCAGGCGGCAGAAGGAGGACCTGGTGCGCTTCGATGGCACCCCCCTCTTCCCTGAGCGCCGGGCCTACACGGTGGCCTACAGCCTCTCCCCCGAGGAGATGGGCCTCTATGAGGCGGTAACGGACTACGTGCGGGAGGAGATGAACCGGGCCGAGGCCCTCGAGGAAGGCCAAAGGCGCACCGTGGGCTTCGCCCTCACCCTGTTGCAAAGGCGGCTCGCCAGCAGTCCCCTGGCCATCTACCGCTCCCTGGAGAGGCGCCGGAAGCGCCTCGAGGCCCGCCGGGAGGAGGTGCGCCGGGGCCTCCTCGCCTTCCCCACCCTGGAGGAGGAGGACATCGAGGAGAAGGAGGAGTTTCCCGACGAGGAACTGGAAGCCGCCCCCGAGGTGCTGGACCAGGCCACCGCCGCCCGCACCCTGAGCGAGCTGGAGGCGGAAATCGCCACCCTAAGGCGCCTCGAGGCCCAGGCCAAGGCCCTCCTCCGGG
This portion of the Thermus antranikianii DSM 12462 genome encodes:
- a CDS encoding tyrosine-type recombinase/integrase — translated: MGKVRVHDLRHTYGSLHLARGAPVELVAERMGHANPNITLGIYRHLLERERKGWILDPEDLTTPRAQA